The Candidatus Bathyarchaeota archaeon genome segment GAAGGGTTAGATTCCATTATGTCCTAGTGGATTTTCTTGCCTATGTTGAGGAGCCGAAGGAGGTTAGGCCCTCGGAGGAGTTCATCGAAGTCAAATGGGTTAAAACCTCGGAGATGAGTCGCTATGACATCACCGACAGCTTGAAGAAGCTTCTAGATGAGACAGAGGTTTAACGCCGTTTCCGGCTAGTCTGAAAGATAAGGTTTGTGGATAAAGGTTAAATCAGGGCTCGTGGCTATTCTAGACAGTAACGGTGGAGTTTCTATGTCTGACGCACCGATAAGGTTGCTTGAGGAGAGCCTCGGTAAGATCGTGTTGGTTAAGCTTAAGGGAGATCGTCGTATAAGGGGTAGGCTCGAGGGGTACGACCAACATATGAACCTGTTCCTAGAGGACGCCGAGGAGATTCTGTCGAACAACGAGACGCGGAGCCTAGGTCCGATAATCCTCAGGGGAGACAACGTCGTGATAATATCCCCGGCAGGCTAGGTGTGAGACATGGTTAAGGGAACACCGTCTAGGGGTAAA includes the following:
- a CDS encoding RNA-binding protein, yielding MSDAPIRLLEESLGKIVLVKLKGDRRIRGRLEGYDQHMNLFLEDAEEILSNNETRSLGPIILRGDNVVIISPAG